The DNA region tgTCTGTCTATCGGGTAtccactgagttgttgaactcacaccgttAATATACTGTTATTTTAGGCTTTAGGTAGATAtttgtggagtcgcttggagtatcttgtctgtcggtcctacgtcacatccgaagacctgaTTTCTGGTTTCATTTGTACTTTATTTGGTTTATGTATTTGGTGTACTTAGCATTGCATATTCCGGTTTTATTTCTGATTTGTTGTGATGTGATGTCTTGCATTGTTTTGTTGTGTAAACCTAGCCGGCTAGCAATCATTGTTTTTTATTTGTAATGGTTTCTATCATTTTCtgctatgttttttatttttgtacagtcgagtgggttgtttaatatatatatatatatatatatatatatatatatatatatataactgcgtggttatgaatattttgttCCAGTCGAGTGAGCTGagtataaactgtgtggttgtgtatatattccaactGTGTGTAGCTGATATATATTTTTGTATGTATAAATACTTCAGATTGTCacgtgtacaggggagatgctgccggatttttcctCTGGCTgggactcccccggggtgtgACAACTAATATCCAACACTTGTTTAAAATGCATAAGCAGAGACACGACTTCCCTGGCATGTTAGGTAGTCTTGATTGTATGCATTGGCAATGGAAAAATTGCTCTATCGCTTGGATAGACCAGTTTCTCGAGGAGATCATGGTGTCCCAACAATTGTGCTTGAAGTCGTCGCATCTTCGGACTTGTTGATATGGCATGCCTTTTTTGGGATTGTAGGGTCACATAATAATATCAACGTGTTTAACAAATCACCTTTATTCAACAATGTCTTATATGCACCTgaggttaatttttttattaacaatATATAATATACAAAAAGATACTATCTGACCGATGGGATCTATCCTAAATGGACTACTTTTGTCAAGAGCTTTCTATATCCCCAGTATctcaagagaaaaatatttaaggaacGATTGGACGTCGCGAGAAAGGATGTCGAAAAGACATTTGGGGTGTTCCAATCATGATGGGTAATGATAAGAGGTCCAGGACGATTTTGGTACAAGGATaatttgaaggacatcatgtataCCTGTATTATTTTGTACAACATAATTATTGAGAATGAGGAAGATGCAGTATTCAATAGATCCTCCATCACAAATATTTCAAGGCTTCATCCAGGAATTCCAATAATACATCCAGAGAAATTACGAACTACATGATAATCAACTACATCATCAACTTCGAGCCGACTTGATTGACTATATCTAGATACGCTACAATTGTAATTagtgaaaaataatttattaattacgaTATATGTAAtgtaatatttatgtaattttttaaattattaatattatttcacgttattaatttatgaatttaaattttataaaacattAATTATATAAAATGAAAATATAAAGGAGCGGTAgtgaaatatatataatgaaaagtataaaaatataaatgaattgttaaaaaagtattttaataatAAAGAAATGTGTAAGATTTTTTACTTATAACATGATACAAATATGATAACGAAGGAACACTCCAACCGTTCCCATCACTGTGAATGCTCCTACTGTCATTAGTAATGATATAGATTCATTCttaaacttttatatatatatatatatatatattaactaatataaaacttttaaaattaaagatcAATCAACAGGTTCTCACACTAATTagcaatattaaattaaaaagacaGCTTATATCTAATAATAAATTGCTTATAAATAGATCTTCATAGAACAATTCATAGCACTTAACCATAAACAAACAGTTGTGCCCTGTTTATGATGCTTATCttcaaccaaaataaaataataaaactgcaacaataataacaatacatttttatatataaaaaaaaaacgcCAGTTGGTTCCAGTTGTTTCTTAATAATTTAAAACCTGCAAAACCAATTTCAACCATTTGATTTCCATCCGAATTATAAGAGAAAAAACTCAATTACCAGCCCCATCAATTCCCAATTAGCCTACGATTCTCAAACCGCCATGCCAGATTTCCCAAACAAAAAACAAGAAGATCCTGTGAAACAAACAAAACAGAACAAAACTTTCACAGCCATCATCATGGATATGAACAAGATTAGATATTTTGTTAGGCCACCTGTCCTCCATCTCCACTTTCCTCTCTCTATAAATTCCCACCCAGCTCTGGTCAAGAAAATCAGCTCATGAGCTTGTGTGTGGGTCATCAGTCATGGAAGGCCAGCAGCAGAATTCCAGGTCTAGAGTTGTGAAGGTGAACTCAGAGCAGTCGTGGAACACCTTCATCAGCCAAGCCAAGGACCAAGGCTGCCCTGTAAGCCCTCTCATGGCTCAATTTCTTCCTCTCGGTGGCTCCTTTTGATGCCTGCCTCATTGCGTTGTAGGTTTTCATCCACTTCGGCGCTTCATGGTGTGTTCCATCCCTCGCCATGAACGCGTTCTTCGAGGAGCTGTCCATAGCTTATCCGGACATCCTCTTCCTCTCGGTGGACGTTGATGAAGCCAAGGTGAGATGGATTTTTTTGttccttctttttcacaattcAGGAATTTCATGATACAAAATTTACCACTGTTTATTTGTTTGGTGTGTTTGAATGGAAATGGCAGGAGGTGGCTTCTAAGATGGGGGTGAAGGCAATGCCAACCTTCGTTCTGATGGGAGATGATGGCGCAGTGATAGACAAGGCTGTCGGGGCCAATCCGGAAGAGATCAAGAAAAGGGTGGATGGCTTTGTCCAATCATTCCGCAGCTCAAAAATTCTCGAGTGaaaccaaaaaataataataataaaaaaacagcTTGATAATAAGCCTTGTTTCTTATATTATGTGCATGATATGTTTGGCTGAGGCCTGAGTGATGCTGTAATTATAATCTGTAATGTTGAAGGAGCTGGGCATGGAATCTTACTCTCTAGTTCTACTCTTTAGTAGGTTAGTCTTGCATGAGCGAATAGTCTATCGAATGGGATGATACCGCCCGGAAACACTTTTCTGAGGGAGCTTCCGCAGAATGTAGAGAACAAGTGCCGAAGGGAGTATTTCGGTCAGCTGAATCATACAAAACCATGGATTTGCTTTTAAAACCGGACCGACCGGCTGATACAATGAAGTTTAGGTTACATTACCATGTAGAAGGTGAAATCCAGAAGAGGATGGCCCAATTCATCTAGTGAGGTACCAGAGCCAATGGCTGATGATAGACCAAGCTGCAACATTTACAAATAGAAAAAGGCAGGGAAAGAAATGATTAGCATAAAGATTTGATGAACTTATTTTCCTCTCATTACCTTAATACGGGATCATCAACACTCACCGCGAGGCACCTTATGAGAAAACAGGTGAAGCATATTGCAGTAACAGATCCAACCTGCATCAATGCATCAAAATTTGATATCTTAACTCTCTAGAAAAGAATCATATTAAAACCAGTTGAAACCATGTTATTGCAGGATGTTCTTGATATCAGAAAATAGAATGAAGATACAGGTTTGATATCATTTCAGTGTTTGATAGGAGAACAAACCTCAAGAAGCTTCTTCTGTCGCCCCTTCGATTCAGCAGGGAAACGCCTCAGAAGGCAAAATAGACTGTAAAGATACTAGGATTCATAAGGATGTTGTCTGCATTACATATTAATGATCAATAAAGCACGATATTACCTTCCGCCGTACACTAAGAAACCAAGTGCAGCTACGAAGGATATTactgaaaaagaaaacaaaacaccaaaTTAAGTTAAGCAAGAAACAATTTTTCAGCAAAGTAGGAGAGGAACCAAAATCTAGCTATTCAAAATGAAATCTACCTGCTAGAAAGATATTCCCAACTAATTCAACAATCCGATTGTCATTTATCCACAGATACATCCATATGAAAACCTAAACATAGATAAGGAGGATTGAAGAATACCCTCTGATTCAACAAATGGTACTATTAACCAACAACAGATTATATAAACATACTCCAATTTGCTAATTGCAAACTGAAAGAATGGATACCTGAATGAAGTATATTACACAATTAGCAATGATGTATGTGATCCTCAGCTTGTCTGAAGGAAGATCCCTTGCCTGCCATGTCGTTACGGATCATCGGGAATTAGAAAATCCAACAAAAATGGAGAACATGAGAGCACAACTTATACCAACCTGATGATATATTTCAGCCCAGGAAAGCACAAGCAGTGTGTAAGTAGAAAAGAATAATAACCCTGGAAGATCCAACAACACTAGAGCAAAAACCTGATCAAATGAATCAAAAAGATTTCACCACCAGATTACAGATTCCAAACAAGCTGTAACACTAAAAAGACATGATGGCTGCATCAAAGGTGATCAAGGACATGTGTGTCGCTTACACTTGGCCGGAAAAGTAAAACATGATTGTGGAACCCGAAGACCAGAGCGCGAACTGCAACATTAGATAATGGAAAAGCAATCTGCCGTTAAGGATCTAAACGAGCAAAGATGGGTAAAAAAATCAGATTAAAATCGATGCCGAAGTCACCTCCGTTCACCAAAAAATTCATGAAAAGGAAAACCTTCTGCGCCGTCCAACCATATTCAGGGACTCGAAGTTGGATCCTCACCACTTGAATCTGCAGGCGACGAATTGATCAAACTAGGAAAGTTGCGATCTTTACATTAAAAAAAGGGTAAAACTGTTCAGCTGATGGCATGTGGAGATTGGGGAATACTAGGGCGAAAGCAGAGACGCAGGAATACGCGGCGCAAAGGGAGTAGAAGGCGACGTCCTGCCATTGGGAGGACTCGTCGGTCTTCACCCACCAGCTTCGAGCGGTTGCAGGGAGCCAACTCATCCCGGCGATGTCCATTCGGATCTAGAGAGGCAAAGAGAGATTAGGTGGGAGTAAAGATGCTGGAATATGCCTTGCGGGAGGAAGAAAGGCCGAAGCCGTAAGCGACCCACCGGTCTACTCTTCTGGCAGCTTCGTCAAACCAGCGACTGCTTCGAATACGTTGCTTTGTTCGACAGGTGGAACGGGAGTCAAATCAGCATCAGATCGATCGGCGCCGCCGGATTTTTGGGCCACTTGGGTCGGTTTTTGATGGAGCAAAATTTGGCTACCGCCGGCGTATGCGCCTTTGGAATGGTCGTTTTCCATCACAATTCACAAGCATTGAAAATGATTGACAATTAGGGATAtggtagaaaaataaaataaaatccgaCATCCAACGGTCCCATAAAATCAGCcccatgattatatatatatgaaaagataaatcaaaaaattataattgaccaatgcaaagaaaaaaaaaattttcttaactttatcGACATTCAAATCTTATCCTTATGATAACAACTACACTAATCAACTCAACTTTGCCCCAACAGCGGTTGACAATTAGGGATAGAGCAATATACAAGAGAGGCATtaacaaaagattaaaaataGTAATCTTTCAAAAATGTGAAGAGCAAATGTGGAAGAAGATTCAcctaaagaaagttttaaaaacaaaataatataGAGAAATTTAGATGCCTTTCCATTTTTTAAATACTCTCCCAGAAATGttgaattttattattatttatttattagtgtAAATTAAATTTCTCACAAAATAAAGCAAAATGCTTAAGAAGATTTGCattggaaagttttaaaatccttTCTCTGTTAACAAATAACAAAGAGACATTTTTAAACGGTTAAACCTATTACAAAAATTTGGCAGCATTTACTAATAGTCCGCTTTTTCCAAAGCATtgttcaaaacaaaaaaaaaatacagcgcAGCGATCAGTTGCATAACGTTATTACTGGTGTGGTAGTTAATTCAAGTAAATTGCAACAGCAAATGCAAGATGATgctaaaaggaaagaaatattttCCATGACTGGAAATTATTATTACATACTGCCTCGACCCTAGACTTGCATATAGAAAGCACAACTTACGGCTAAAAGTACCATGATTTCCATGACTGGAAATTATTATTACATACTGCCACCATCCTAGACTTGCATATAGAAAGCACAACTTACAGCTAAAAGTACCATAGTCGCAGTAATAAAGTTTCAGACGTCCGCTTGGGATGCTCACGCTTGCTCAAGCTCCTTGAGGAAATCCAAGTGATCAACTAGAACCTGGAAAACAATTAAAAAGTTCTTGACTGATTCAATAGACGAAATAGTTAAATGCACATGAACATAGAAGAGTGCATTACCAATCCCGCCAAGAAATTAACCCAAACTAAACATTTATTGAAATGATTGGACTTGGCATTTAGGAAGTGCAAACAGtagataaacaaaataaaaaagtgAAATGATAAATTGGTGCAGTAATCTTGGGAAATGATTGTTTAACATTATCTGCCAGATAATTTATTGATAAAACCAAACGAGGTAAGTTATCCAATAAACATCAAATAGGTTTAATTCAACCTCTAAATCTTGAGAAAAGCTCAGGCATAGCTGCCTCTTTCAAAAATGGCCGAATAAGACTTtgttttgattattttagatcagTATCTTTGACCTTTGTTAGAACTTATCCGTGAGAATTGAACTATGACCTCTCAAGGAGCAAAATCTCATCATTACCAAGTAACAATTTA from Zingiber officinale cultivar Zhangliang chromosome 4B, Zo_v1.1, whole genome shotgun sequence includes:
- the LOC121974419 gene encoding thioredoxin-like protein CXXS1, which translates into the protein MEGQQQNSRSRVVKVNSEQSWNTFISQAKDQGCPVFIHFGASWCVPSLAMNAFFEELSIAYPDILFLSVDVDEAKEVASKMGVKAMPTFVLMGDDGAVIDKAVGANPEEIKKRVDGFVQSFRSSKILE
- the LOC121974418 gene encoding tobamovirus multiplication protein 1-like isoform X1 gives rise to the protein MDIAGMSWLPATARSWWVKTDESSQWQDVAFYSLCAAYSCVSAFALIQVVRIQLRVPEYGWTAQKVFLFMNFLVNGVRALVFGFHNHVLLFRPSVFALVLLDLPGLLFFSTYTLLVLSWAEIYHQARDLPSDKLRITYIIANCVIYFIQVFIWMYLWINDNRIVELVGNIFLAVISFVAALGFLVYGGSLFCLLRRFPAESKGRQKKLLEVGSVTAICFTCFLIRCLALGLSSAIGSGTSLDELGHPLLDFTFYMLTEILPSALVLYILRKLPQKSVSGRYHPIR
- the LOC121974418 gene encoding tobamovirus multiplication protein 1-like isoform X2, with amino-acid sequence MDIAGMSWLPATARSWWVKTDESSQWQDVAFYSLCAAYSCVSAFALIQVVRIQLRVPEYGWTAQKVFLFMNFLVNGVRALVFGFHNHVLLFRPSVFALVLLDLPGLLFFSTYTLLVLSWAEIYHQARDLPSDKLRITYIIANCVIYFIQVFIWMYLWINDNRIVELVGNIFLAVISFVAALGFLVYGGSLFCLLRRFPAESKGRQKKLLEVGSVTAICFTCFLIRCLAVSVDDPVLSLVYHQPLALVPH